A stretch of the Psychroserpens sp. Hel_I_66 genome encodes the following:
- a CDS encoding tyrosine-type recombinase/integrase: MFTIKDFITFAYECEYDNAYDLSKQRSFSNPKIYTARGNLKKRWYVYFSFRNPDNGKLKRLTPFYGTANQYNTKEERLEVLTVYRKTLLKLLNLGYNPFEDNSALHSKLTQTRKTESEQNLPSEKSGEATQVEEPKMRIDQAFQFGLKQKERVVSKRTLKDYENKTNSFLNWLKSNHPDAPTVDKLNKSIFQNFLNDILANSSPRNRNNYRTDLSSVLQVLVDNEIVQLNYLRGIIKLNSKPERHKTYSSETETKIFDYLKDNDPILLLFIKFYSYTFMRPIEVCRIKVKNINVKDRTVQFKAKNSKLKTKILPQILLDDLPDLSKLKPNTLLFTPEGIGGDWEASENSRRDHFTKRFKKVVKDHFRLGIDYGLYSFRHTFVTKLYKELSKKYSPNEAKSRLMQITGHSTMSALEKYLRDIDAELPKDFSDMLKRNDGQD, encoded by the coding sequence ATGTTTACAATTAAAGATTTTATTACTTTTGCATACGAATGTGAATACGATAATGCATACGATTTGTCAAAACAACGATCTTTTTCTAATCCAAAAATATATACCGCTAGAGGTAACTTGAAAAAGCGCTGGTACGTTTATTTTTCATTTAGGAATCCCGATAATGGAAAATTAAAGCGGCTTACACCATTTTATGGAACAGCCAATCAATACAATACGAAAGAAGAACGATTGGAAGTTCTAACCGTTTACAGGAAAACCCTACTCAAATTACTAAATCTTGGATACAATCCCTTTGAGGATAATTCAGCTTTACACAGTAAGCTTACACAAACCAGGAAAACCGAGAGTGAACAGAATCTACCTTCGGAGAAAAGCGGTGAAGCAACCCAGGTTGAAGAACCCAAAATGCGAATCGATCAAGCTTTTCAGTTTGGATTGAAACAAAAGGAAAGAGTTGTAAGTAAGCGCACCTTGAAGGATTATGAGAATAAAACAAATTCTTTTTTGAACTGGCTCAAAAGCAATCATCCAGATGCACCAACGGTAGACAAATTGAACAAGAGCATATTTCAGAATTTCCTAAACGATATTCTTGCCAATTCCTCCCCTCGCAACAGAAATAATTACAGAACTGATCTGAGCAGTGTCCTACAAGTTTTAGTAGACAATGAAATCGTCCAATTAAATTATCTCAGGGGAATAATAAAACTTAATTCAAAACCTGAGCGCCATAAGACATATTCCAGTGAGACCGAAACTAAAATCTTTGATTACCTAAAGGATAACGATCCAATTTTATTACTCTTCATTAAATTCTACTCATATACTTTTATGAGACCCATTGAAGTATGCAGGATCAAGGTCAAGAATATCAATGTAAAAGATAGAACGGTTCAATTTAAAGCTAAGAACAGCAAATTAAAAACGAAAATACTTCCACAGATATTACTGGATGACCTTCCCGATCTATCTAAACTCAAGCCAAACACACTGCTTTTTACCCCTGAAGGAATTGGTGGCGATTGGGAAGCTAGTGAGAACAGCAGAAGGGATCACTTTACTAAAAGATTCAAAAAAGTTGTCAAGGACCACTTCAGGCTTGGAATAGATTATGGCCTCTACAGTTTCAGGCATACATTTGTCACAAAACTTTACAAGGAGCTTTCAAAGAAGTACTCTCCAAATGAGGCGAAAAGTAGATTGATGCAAATTACCGGCCATTCCACAATGTCAGCCCTTGAAAAATATTTAAGGGATATCGATGCCGAATTGCCAAAAGATTTTTCCGACATGCTAAAAAGAAACGATGGCCAAGACTAA
- a CDS encoding tyrosine-type recombinase/integrase, protein MKPRVQITLTPLQHNNLRLVAIHFGANDNVKNHVMAFDDVRYSKTYSTFYTVYHENVINELFDHFRDKGWYVDYSGFKSNTSKSNKKIEFKDNYKLPSLNMEKLKELEGFKKWLQQKRFSQNTVHTYVEVTGLFLRYLESKDIASLSTRSIEQFNYDFIFKTKKSVSYQNQCISGIKHYFGFKGLTTEGIEIERPKKDKKLPTVLSKGEVRAILDVTTNLKHRTLLSLVYSAGLRIGEALKLRPNDIDTARGLIKVKSAKGRKDRYTLLAPSLVPLLESYIAHYRPNSFLFEGRSEEAYTQVSARQVFKKALSMAEITKYATLHTLRHSFATHLLESGTDIRYIQELLGHNSPKTTMIYTHVSSTNLSEIKNPFENL, encoded by the coding sequence ATGAAACCTAGAGTACAAATAACGCTTACACCCCTTCAGCACAACAACCTTAGGTTAGTTGCGATTCACTTTGGCGCCAACGACAATGTGAAAAATCACGTTATGGCCTTCGATGACGTGCGCTATAGCAAAACCTATAGTACCTTCTATACGGTTTATCACGAAAATGTAATTAATGAGCTTTTCGACCATTTCAGGGATAAGGGCTGGTACGTAGATTATTCGGGTTTTAAGTCAAATACTTCTAAAAGCAATAAAAAAATAGAATTTAAGGACAACTATAAGCTACCGTCCTTAAATATGGAAAAACTAAAAGAACTTGAGGGATTCAAGAAATGGCTCCAGCAAAAGCGGTTCAGTCAAAACACGGTACATACTTATGTCGAGGTAACAGGTCTTTTCCTGCGTTATCTCGAATCCAAAGACATCGCCTCATTATCAACAAGAAGTATCGAACAGTTCAACTACGACTTTATTTTCAAGACGAAAAAATCGGTCTCCTATCAAAACCAATGCATCAGTGGCATTAAACACTACTTCGGTTTTAAGGGCTTAACGACTGAGGGTATTGAGATAGAGAGACCGAAAAAGGATAAAAAACTGCCAACCGTGCTGAGCAAGGGTGAGGTCAGGGCAATTTTGGATGTTACCACAAACCTAAAGCACAGAACATTACTGAGCTTGGTATATTCCGCGGGTCTTAGAATTGGTGAGGCACTGAAGCTGAGACCGAATGACATTGATACCGCACGAGGGCTTATAAAGGTAAAGTCCGCAAAGGGTCGAAAAGACAGATATACACTCCTAGCCCCTAGCCTGGTTCCTTTACTGGAATCCTATATAGCACATTATAGACCGAACAGTTTCCTTTTCGAGGGGCGAAGCGAAGAGGCCTATACTCAGGTGAGCGCAAGACAGGTATTCAAAAAGGCTCTGAGTATGGCGGAAATTACGAAATATGCTACCTTGCACACTCTAAGGCACAGCTTTGCTACGCATTTATTGGAGAGCGGGACGGATATAAGATATATTCAGGAACTCTTGGGGCACAATAGTCCCAAAACAACTATGATCTATACCCATGTATCGTCTACAAACCTAAGTGAAATAAAAAATCCTTTCGAAAATCTATAA
- a CDS encoding helix-turn-helix domain-containing protein, which translates to MRNQLNANIMTFLGKYLTNKSINKAEVSRKTGISKSRLSNLSNKENANLKAEELYLISKAIDADSNEILEKVYGHLKLNK; encoded by the coding sequence TTGAGAAACCAACTCAATGCAAATATTATGACTTTTCTTGGTAAGTATCTTACTAACAAATCGATAAACAAAGCTGAAGTTTCTAGAAAAACTGGAATTAGCAAGTCGAGACTTAGTAATCTCAGCAATAAAGAAAACGCTAATCTCAAAGCGGAGGAATTATATCTTATATCTAAAGCAATTGATGCTGACTCAAATGAAATTCTCGAAAAAGTTTATGGGCATTTAAAACTGAATAAATAA
- a CDS encoding DNA cytosine methyltransferase has translation MGNFNFIDLFSGAGGLSEGFIKAGFKPIAHVEIDKKACDTLETRLIYHKLNSENKTEKYYDYISEKMTREEFIKNFGNSELSDSVINIPIGGDNNKIIFKKIDELANGKQIDLIVGGPPCQAYSLVGRSRDKDGMKNDPRNFLYKEYAKFLKKYEPKVFVFENVMGLITAEKGSYFKNMQAYFKRIGYELDYTIQKSEHFGVLQKRRRIILIGWQKGTDFKYPKFDKLNEKFTISQILSDLKKLKPGDQKNVTNYAKPTTVYLERFELRNGVDFVTQHIARPHNERDLNIYKIAINKWLKKSERLKYPDLPTELKTHKNEKSFIDRYKVVDINGLSHTMVAHIAKDGHHYIYPDNRQIRSISVREAARIQSFPDDFFFEGGRSAAFRQIGNAVPPLMAKEIAKQIKAQLQ, from the coding sequence ATGGGAAATTTCAATTTCATAGATTTATTTTCAGGTGCAGGTGGCTTATCTGAAGGTTTTATAAAGGCTGGTTTCAAACCTATTGCTCACGTAGAAATAGACAAAAAAGCTTGTGACACTTTAGAAACTCGTTTGATATATCATAAATTAAATTCTGAAAATAAAACAGAAAAATATTACGATTATATTTCCGAAAAAATGACCAGAGAAGAGTTTATAAAAAACTTTGGCAATTCTGAACTTTCCGATTCTGTTATAAATATTCCAATTGGCGGAGATAACAACAAAATCATTTTTAAAAAAATAGATGAACTAGCCAATGGAAAACAAATTGACTTAATTGTCGGTGGACCACCTTGTCAAGCCTACTCTCTTGTCGGAAGGTCAAGAGACAAAGATGGTATGAAGAACGACCCTCGAAATTTTCTCTATAAAGAATACGCAAAATTCCTTAAAAAGTACGAACCAAAAGTATTTGTCTTTGAGAATGTTATGGGATTAATAACTGCCGAAAAAGGAAGTTATTTTAAAAATATGCAAGCATATTTTAAACGTATTGGTTATGAATTAGATTATACAATTCAAAAATCGGAGCATTTCGGAGTGTTACAAAAAAGAAGAAGAATTATTTTAATAGGTTGGCAAAAAGGCACAGATTTTAAATACCCAAAATTTGACAAACTCAACGAGAAATTTACTATAAGTCAAATTCTATCCGATTTAAAAAAACTAAAACCTGGAGACCAAAAAAATGTCACAAATTATGCTAAACCTACAACAGTATATCTTGAAAGATTTGAATTAAGAAATGGAGTTGACTTTGTAACTCAACATATAGCTAGACCTCACAATGAAAGAGATTTAAACATTTACAAAATTGCAATAAACAAGTGGTTGAAAAAATCAGAACGATTAAAGTATCCTGATTTACCGACTGAACTCAAAACTCATAAAAACGAAAAATCATTTATTGACAGATACAAAGTTGTCGACATTAATGGGCTTTCTCACACAATGGTTGCTCATATAGCAAAAGATGGTCATCATTATATCTACCCAGACAATAGGCAAATAAGGTCAATTTCAGTCAGAGAAGCTGCAAGGATTCAATCATTTCCAGACGACTTCTTTTTTGAAGGTGGCAGAAGTGCTGCTTTTAGACAAATAGGAAATGCAGTCCCACCTTTGATGGCAAAAGAAATTGCAAAACAAATTAAAGCACAGCTACAATGA
- a CDS encoding sensor histidine kinase has product MSDTTYKIRPAARLIHTIGSDLIGDSYAALVELVKNSYDADATNVDIVFKYAEIEKENALFISIRDNGHGMDFDTVINKWLVPATNDKLNRKISKNGTRILQGRKGIGRFAASILGQEMTLSTVDENGEKSETVIDWRIFKTDDYLENIEILVDKNKTNEPSGTEILIIAKDEKYEEIILNDEGLEETVEKIDSKLSYWNRDTLEQLINELRKLISPFEESIDDEFKINLSFENSPFPEIDENIKIDTYPIIQFYDYRISGTISEQGKANLLFENNVNPEVLQKEKISTTFEVTGNNKYCGAMKVDFRVFDREPEAIDNLINKGLINPVSKNLMGKRQAKRLLDEVYGVNVYKNFFRIRPYGNGGIDWLDLDKDRIQNFTLKISNNQIVGFVTIQSEEKSGLEEKSARDGLKENEYYFGLKELAQKALFELETRRLAYRIKSEKSRGKQTKVQDTINSLFSLAEVKTTIGKKLSEFKIDKKAIDEIETILTKEEEKKLELKEEIEKTIAIYQGQATLGKIVNFILHEGRKPLQFFNSETKVMERYLKFYRATKDEENLDELTQSINGFKVNSKFISNLFKRISPLAKQKRDKKRNFPVVQVINESKDVFKSHLEDKNIKFTVMGNKNIEIYGWSEDLYIALTNLIENSVYWLSISKSKTKEIKIDVLENNNSVIIDYKDSGPGLSNLEIESSAIFEPGYSKKINGTGLGLAIAGESIDRLNGELSARKSTEGAYFQIEINK; this is encoded by the coding sequence ATGAGTGATACAACTTACAAAATAAGACCAGCAGCTAGATTAATTCACACCATTGGAAGTGATTTAATTGGCGATTCCTATGCTGCATTGGTTGAACTCGTTAAAAACTCTTATGACGCAGATGCAACTAACGTTGACATAGTATTTAAATATGCAGAAATAGAAAAAGAAAACGCCTTGTTTATATCCATAAGAGATAATGGTCACGGAATGGATTTTGACACAGTTATAAATAAATGGCTTGTTCCAGCAACTAATGACAAACTCAATAGAAAAATTAGTAAAAATGGAACAAGAATTCTTCAAGGAAGAAAAGGTATTGGTCGATTTGCTGCTTCAATTCTAGGACAAGAAATGACACTTTCGACTGTTGATGAAAATGGAGAAAAATCAGAGACTGTTATCGATTGGAGAATTTTCAAAACAGATGATTATTTAGAAAATATAGAAATTCTTGTTGATAAGAACAAAACAAACGAGCCATCTGGCACAGAAATACTAATTATCGCCAAAGATGAGAAGTATGAAGAAATAATTTTAAATGATGAAGGATTAGAGGAAACTGTTGAAAAAATTGATTCTAAATTATCCTATTGGAATAGAGACACTTTAGAACAGTTAATTAATGAATTACGAAAACTCATTTCACCTTTTGAAGAATCAATTGATGATGAATTTAAAATTAATTTATCGTTTGAAAACTCACCATTTCCAGAAATAGATGAGAACATAAAAATTGATACTTACCCAATTATTCAATTTTACGATTACCGTATTTCAGGAACCATTTCAGAGCAAGGAAAGGCAAATCTTTTATTTGAAAACAATGTAAATCCAGAAGTTCTACAAAAAGAAAAAATTTCTACAACTTTCGAAGTAACCGGCAATAACAAGTATTGTGGTGCAATGAAAGTCGACTTCAGGGTTTTTGATAGAGAGCCAGAAGCAATTGACAATTTGATAAATAAAGGTCTAATAAACCCTGTATCAAAAAATCTAATGGGAAAAAGGCAAGCAAAAAGGTTGCTTGATGAAGTTTATGGTGTTAATGTTTATAAAAACTTTTTCCGAATTAGACCTTATGGAAATGGTGGAATAGATTGGTTGGATTTAGATAAAGATAGAATCCAAAACTTTACTTTAAAAATCAGTAATAATCAAATTGTTGGTTTTGTTACAATACAATCCGAAGAAAAATCTGGACTTGAAGAGAAAAGTGCAAGAGATGGATTAAAAGAAAACGAATATTACTTTGGTTTAAAGGAGCTTGCTCAGAAAGCCTTATTCGAACTAGAAACTAGAAGATTAGCTTATAGAATTAAAAGCGAAAAAAGCAGAGGTAAACAAACCAAAGTACAAGACACCATAAATTCTTTATTCAGTTTAGCAGAAGTTAAGACAACGATAGGAAAAAAGCTTTCAGAATTCAAAATTGATAAAAAAGCGATTGATGAAATTGAAACAATATTAACAAAAGAAGAAGAGAAAAAATTAGAGTTAAAAGAAGAAATTGAAAAAACAATAGCAATTTACCAAGGTCAAGCTACTTTAGGAAAGATTGTTAATTTCATTCTTCACGAGGGTCGTAAACCATTACAGTTTTTTAATTCCGAAACTAAAGTGATGGAACGTTATTTAAAGTTTTATAGAGCAACAAAAGATGAAGAAAACCTAGATGAATTAACACAAAGCATCAATGGTTTTAAAGTAAATAGCAAATTCATTTCAAATCTTTTTAAGAGAATTTCACCTCTTGCAAAGCAAAAACGAGACAAGAAAAGAAACTTCCCTGTAGTTCAAGTTATTAATGAAAGTAAAGATGTTTTTAAATCCCATTTAGAAGATAAGAATATAAAATTCACGGTTATGGGAAACAAGAATATAGAAATATATGGCTGGTCTGAAGACTTATATATCGCTTTGACTAATCTAATTGAAAATAGTGTTTATTGGCTTTCTATCTCTAAGTCCAAAACTAAAGAAATAAAAATTGATGTATTGGAAAATAACAATTCTGTAATTATTGATTATAAGGACTCTGGACCAGGACTATCAAATTTAGAAATAGAATCAAGTGCAATATTTGAGCCTGGTTATTCGAAAAAAATTAATGGGACAGGCTTAGGTTTGGCAATTGCTGGAGAATCTATCGATAGATTAAATGGCGAACTTTCTGCAAGAAAGAGTACAGAAGGAGCCTATTTTCAGATTGAAATCAACAAATAA
- a CDS encoding YoaK family protein, which produces MFRHQGKSRTLKHNLRIATILSFVAGIVNVTGFLAFTQLTTNVTGHFALFISDVANFEVWKGTIYFIYIFSFLFGSFFSSFLIEKFKKNRKLNVFVLPTIIECVILLSIAIISNTGEIKYPDLIVCSLLFAMGLQNSFVTKISNAIVRTTHLTGLFTDLGIELSQLFFPESHPHREKIKATIKLRIYIICFFFFGGIIGGFLYSRLDLKLNSLIFGAIILLISLFYDDLRYRLIRTKRKYKQRKKTAHNTV; this is translated from the coding sequence ATGTTTAGACATCAAGGCAAAAGCAGAACTTTAAAACACAATCTGCGAATTGCTACGATATTGTCCTTTGTTGCTGGAATTGTCAATGTGACGGGATTTTTGGCATTTACACAATTGACAACAAATGTAACTGGACATTTTGCTCTTTTTATAAGTGATGTCGCTAATTTTGAGGTTTGGAAAGGAACAATTTATTTTATTTATATTTTTTCTTTTCTCTTTGGTTCTTTTTTTTCAAGTTTCCTAATCGAAAAATTCAAGAAAAATAGAAAACTAAATGTTTTTGTTTTACCAACAATAATTGAATGTGTGATTTTATTATCAATTGCAATCATAAGTAATACAGGAGAAATAAAATATCCTGACTTAATTGTTTGCTCGCTTCTCTTTGCTATGGGACTTCAAAACTCTTTTGTAACTAAAATTTCAAATGCTATCGTAAGGACAACACATCTGACTGGACTGTTTACAGATTTAGGAATTGAACTATCGCAACTCTTTTTCCCTGAATCTCATCCACATAGAGAAAAAATTAAAGCAACTATAAAACTGCGAATTTATATAATATGCTTCTTCTTTTTTGGTGGAATAATTGGCGGATTTCTTTACTCAAGACTTGACTTGAAGTTGAACTCTCTGATTTTTGGAGCGATAATATTATTAATAAGCCTATTTTATGACGATTTGAGATATAGATTAATTAGAACTAAAAGAAAATATAAACAAAGAAAAAAAACTGCACACAACACCGTATAA